Proteins from a single region of Labedella gwakjiensis:
- the era gene encoding GTPase Era has protein sequence MTNEHSEHDAEAPVGSTQPSSDASPDTDAANAGPAYRAGFVSFVGRPNVGKSTLTNALVGEKVAITSSKPQTTRRAIRGVVHRPDGQIVIVDTPGIHRPRTLLGQRLNDLVEATLGDVDVIGLCIPADEKIGPGDRFINEQLDRYGRAKKIAIVTKIDDVPRDKVGDQLIAVSQLREWDSIVPVSSTESIQLDVLADEILALLPPSVALYPAEAVTEETLEDRVAELIREAALEGVTDELPHSLAVTIDDIQRREDKDIVEIYANVFVERDSQKAIIIGKGGSRLKDVGSRARAEIEPLVGSPVFLSLRVKVAKEWQRDPKQLRRLGF, from the coding sequence ATGACGAACGAACACTCTGAGCACGACGCGGAGGCCCCAGTGGGGTCCACGCAACCATCCTCCGACGCTTCCCCCGACACCGATGCGGCGAACGCCGGGCCCGCCTACCGCGCGGGATTCGTCTCGTTCGTCGGGCGACCGAACGTCGGTAAATCGACCCTCACGAACGCGCTCGTGGGCGAGAAGGTCGCCATCACGAGTTCGAAGCCCCAGACGACGCGTCGCGCCATCCGCGGCGTCGTCCACCGTCCGGACGGGCAGATCGTCATCGTCGACACGCCGGGTATCCACCGGCCGCGAACCCTGCTCGGTCAGCGCCTGAACGATCTGGTCGAGGCGACGCTCGGCGACGTCGACGTCATCGGTCTCTGCATCCCCGCCGACGAGAAGATCGGCCCGGGGGACCGCTTCATCAACGAGCAGCTCGACCGCTACGGTCGGGCGAAGAAGATCGCCATCGTCACGAAGATCGACGATGTTCCCCGTGACAAGGTCGGGGATCAGCTGATCGCGGTGTCACAGCTGCGCGAGTGGGACTCGATCGTTCCGGTGTCCTCCACCGAGAGCATCCAGCTCGACGTCCTCGCGGACGAGATCCTCGCCCTGCTTCCCCCGTCCGTTGCGCTCTATCCTGCGGAGGCCGTCACGGAGGAGACGCTCGAGGATCGGGTGGCCGAGCTCATCAGGGAGGCCGCTCTCGAAGGCGTCACCGACGAACTCCCTCACTCTCTCGCCGTCACGATCGACGACATCCAGCGGCGTGAGGACAAGGACATCGTCGAGATCTACGCGAACGTGTTCGTGGAACGCGACAGCCAGAAGGCGATCATCATCGGAAAGGGCGGTTCACGTCTCAAGGACGTCGGCTCCCGCGCCCGCGCCGAGATCGAGCCGCTCGTGGGCTCACCCGTGTTCCTGTCCCTCCGGGTCAAGGTCGCGAAGGAATGGCAGCGCGACCCGAAGCAGCTGAGGCGCCTCGGCTTCTGA
- a CDS encoding hemolysin family protein yields MLLLWLIAGSFVLVAFAGLMSAAEAAISVKSRSDILSIAIESRARRSLVRIAEDTGTHVNAISFIRISAETTAAVLVTLAFSFSLESLWLALVLSALLMTAVSFVLVGASPRGFGRSNADSILEVTAPIVHAVRVVLGPLADALVAFGNRVTPGVSRNSAFSSEEQLLSMVDEATELAVLEEDERALIHSIFEFNQTVVREVMVPRTDMIVVDASESVQAATGVFLRTGVSRLPVIDGDIDEVVGILYLKDVARIGYETPHEADVLTAAAIAKPALFVPESQKADALLAQMQVESTHLGIVIDEYGGVAGLVTIEDLIEELVGEISDEYDTELEEVVPLEEGGHRVSARLAIDELGELYGIELEDDDVDTVGGLLTKHLGRLPVAGDQVTANGLVLVAERVDGRRKRLVSVVVRPTEALDEIRAALDREAAE; encoded by the coding sequence GTGCTCCTGCTCTGGCTCATCGCCGGGTCGTTCGTCCTCGTCGCCTTCGCCGGGCTGATGTCGGCCGCCGAGGCCGCCATCTCCGTGAAGTCGCGCTCCGACATCCTGTCGATCGCCATCGAGTCTCGCGCCAGGCGCTCACTCGTGCGTATCGCGGAGGACACGGGTACCCACGTGAACGCGATCTCGTTCATCAGGATCAGCGCGGAGACCACCGCGGCCGTGCTCGTGACGCTGGCCTTCTCGTTCTCCCTCGAGTCGCTGTGGCTCGCACTCGTCCTCTCCGCTCTGCTCATGACCGCTGTGTCCTTCGTGCTCGTCGGAGCGAGCCCCCGTGGATTCGGCCGATCGAACGCCGACTCGATCCTCGAGGTGACCGCGCCGATCGTCCACGCGGTGCGCGTCGTCCTCGGTCCCCTCGCCGACGCGCTCGTCGCTTTCGGCAACAGGGTCACTCCCGGCGTCTCCCGCAACTCGGCGTTCTCCTCGGAGGAACAGCTCCTCAGCATGGTCGATGAGGCCACGGAGCTCGCCGTCCTCGAGGAGGACGAGCGGGCCCTGATCCACTCGATCTTCGAGTTCAATCAGACCGTCGTCCGGGAGGTCATGGTCCCGCGGACGGACATGATCGTCGTCGACGCGTCGGAGAGCGTCCAGGCGGCCACCGGCGTCTTCCTCCGCACGGGAGTCTCGCGGCTGCCGGTGATCGACGGTGATATCGACGAGGTCGTCGGCATCCTGTACTTGAAGGACGTGGCCAGGATCGGCTACGAGACTCCCCACGAGGCTGACGTGCTCACCGCAGCGGCCATCGCCAAGCCGGCCCTCTTCGTGCCCGAGTCGCAGAAGGCCGACGCGCTTCTTGCTCAGATGCAGGTCGAATCGACGCACCTCGGGATCGTGATCGACGAGTACGGCGGAGTGGCCGGCCTCGTGACGATCGAGGATCTCATCGAGGAGCTCGTCGGGGAGATCTCCGACGAGTACGACACCGAGCTGGAGGAGGTCGTCCCGCTCGAGGAGGGCGGCCACCGGGTGAGCGCTCGGCTCGCGATCGACGAACTCGGCGAGCTCTACGGGATCGAGCTCGAGGACGACGACGTCGACACTGTCGGCGGTCTCCTCACGAAGCATCTCGGGCGACTCCCCGTCGCCGGCGACCAGGTCACGGCGAACGGGCTCGTCCTCGTCGCCGAACGAGTGGACGGGAGACGCAAGCGACTCGTGAGCGTCGTCGTCCGACCGACGGAGGCGCTCGACGAGATCCGCGCGGCGCTCGACAGAGAGGCAGCGGAATGA
- a CDS encoding response regulator, with product MTDAPISVLLVDDQSLFRAGIRMLVDSQPDLTIVAEAEDGAGGVERAIELEPDVILMDVRMPVMDGIAATGAILERFDASGRPAPKIIVLTTFDLDEAAATALRRGASGFLLKDTHPEFLLAAIRTVYAGNAVIAPGATVELFRHVGAAATAAVPPAFATLTSREHDIFLFAAAGLSNSEIAAQEFVSEATVKTHISRVLSKLGLRDRVQLVIFAYEHGLVDPGSVHPRG from the coding sequence GTGACCGACGCCCCGATCTCCGTTCTGCTCGTCGACGACCAGTCGCTGTTCCGTGCGGGTATCCGCATGCTCGTCGACTCGCAACCCGACCTCACGATCGTCGCGGAGGCTGAGGACGGCGCTGGCGGCGTCGAGCGGGCCATCGAACTCGAACCGGACGTGATCCTCATGGACGTGCGCATGCCGGTCATGGACGGGATCGCGGCGACGGGCGCGATCCTCGAGCGCTTCGACGCGTCGGGGCGGCCCGCACCGAAGATCATCGTCCTCACGACGTTCGACCTGGACGAAGCGGCCGCGACCGCCCTCCGCCGGGGCGCGAGCGGCTTCCTCCTCAAGGACACGCACCCCGAGTTCCTGCTCGCCGCGATCCGGACCGTCTATGCGGGCAACGCCGTCATCGCCCCCGGCGCCACGGTGGAACTCTTCCGCCACGTCGGCGCGGCGGCCACCGCAGCTGTGCCTCCGGCCTTCGCGACGCTCACATCCCGAGAGCACGACATCTTCCTCTTCGCGGCCGCCGGCCTCAGCAATTCGGAGATCGCCGCACAGGAGTTCGTGAGCGAGGCGACCGTGAAGACCCACATCTCCCGCGTGCTCTCGAAGCTCGGCTTGCGCGACCGCGTCCAACTCGTGATCTTCGCGTACGAGCACGGGCTCGTCGACCCCGGATCGGTTCATCCTCGGGGATGA
- a CDS encoding sensor histidine kinase, producing the protein MIRVLTRTQKVVDVVVAAGIGLILLPFVFFSPDPVIAGFVVLFLASALAVRRYSPVIALSAAWFAVAVQLTTQQPANVFDVMILPVLYAVGRYGEGWVRWYGLVSAIVGGVIASVYTVSQVYGVGVPIYDSTGWTVTIFSVVTASAAAVFVLTIAWGLGVIIRQAETTRASRAEQYRLEQERLSAERTVVVEQERNRIARDMHDVVAHSLAVVIAQADGARYAMVTAPQMGERALETISETAREALIDVRVLLAELRHSQSGGPQPMIGDLGRLVDQMRAAGLGIRFVESGVARPMPASHQIAVYRIVQESLTNALRHGDKTRDVAVTVRWVEQGVAVSVENAVPPVPTAPSPGHGIAGMRERAELTGGRLTIDRPGGMAFRVDAFIPFPAPLREAP; encoded by the coding sequence ATGATCCGGGTCCTCACGCGCACGCAGAAGGTCGTCGACGTCGTCGTCGCCGCGGGCATCGGACTGATCCTCCTCCCGTTCGTCTTCTTCTCGCCCGACCCCGTGATCGCCGGCTTCGTCGTCCTGTTCCTCGCATCGGCGCTCGCTGTCCGTCGGTACTCGCCGGTGATCGCACTCTCCGCCGCATGGTTCGCGGTCGCGGTTCAGCTCACAACGCAGCAGCCGGCGAACGTCTTCGACGTCATGATCCTCCCGGTCCTCTACGCGGTCGGTCGCTACGGCGAAGGCTGGGTGCGCTGGTACGGACTCGTGTCGGCGATCGTCGGCGGCGTGATCGCGTCCGTCTACACGGTCTCGCAGGTCTACGGCGTCGGGGTCCCGATCTACGATTCGACCGGGTGGACGGTCACGATCTTCAGCGTCGTCACAGCGTCCGCCGCGGCCGTGTTCGTTCTCACAATCGCGTGGGGACTCGGCGTCATCATCCGCCAGGCGGAGACGACGAGGGCCTCCCGCGCCGAGCAGTACCGCCTGGAGCAGGAACGGCTCTCCGCCGAACGCACCGTGGTCGTCGAGCAGGAGCGCAACCGGATCGCGCGTGACATGCACGATGTGGTCGCGCACTCGCTCGCCGTCGTCATCGCCCAGGCCGACGGCGCCCGGTATGCGATGGTCACGGCTCCACAGATGGGGGAGCGTGCCCTCGAGACCATCTCGGAGACTGCGCGCGAGGCCCTCATCGACGTGCGTGTCCTGCTTGCAGAGCTCCGGCACAGTCAGTCGGGTGGCCCGCAGCCGATGATCGGCGATCTGGGTCGACTGGTCGACCAGATGAGGGCTGCCGGACTGGGCATCCGATTCGTGGAATCCGGCGTCGCACGCCCGATGCCGGCCAGTCATCAGATCGCGGTGTACCGAATCGTGCAGGAGTCGCTCACCAACGCGTTGCGCCACGGTGACAAGACGAGGGATGTCGCCGTCACGGTGCGCTGGGTCGAGCAGGGTGTCGCGGTGTCTGTCGAGAACGCCGTGCCCCCCGTGCCCACAGCGCCGTCGCCCGGCCACGGCATCGCCGGGATGCGTGAGCGTGCAGAACTCACGGGCGGCCGTCTCACGATCGACCGTCCCGGTGGCATGGCCTTCCGCGTCGACGCCTTCATCCCCTTCCCCGCCCCCCTCCGAGAGGCCCCCTAA
- the ybeY gene encoding rRNA maturation RNase YbeY — MSIEINNESGVEVDEAKILRVADFALGVMHVSEEAELNIVLVDEAAMEQLHVQWMDEPGPTDVLSFPMDELRPGTEEEPTPPGLLGDIVLCPQVAESQAETAGHPTINELLLLTAHGVLHLLGFDHAEPEEEREMFGIQRDILLGFAMSERRG; from the coding sequence ATGAGCATCGAGATCAACAACGAGTCCGGCGTCGAGGTCGACGAGGCCAAGATCCTCCGGGTCGCCGACTTCGCCCTCGGCGTCATGCACGTGAGCGAGGAGGCCGAGCTCAACATCGTGCTCGTCGACGAGGCCGCGATGGAGCAACTCCATGTCCAGTGGATGGATGAGCCCGGGCCGACCGACGTGCTCAGCTTCCCCATGGACGAACTCCGCCCGGGCACCGAGGAGGAACCCACCCCTCCCGGCCTCCTCGGCGACATCGTCCTGTGTCCGCAGGTCGCCGAGTCGCAGGCGGAGACGGCTGGGCACCCCACGATCAACGAGCTCCTCCTCCTCACCGCCCACGGCGTGCTCCACCTGCTGGGCTTCGACCACGCGGAGCCCGAAGAGGAGCGGGAGATGTTCGGCATCCAGCGGGACATCCTGCTCGGATTCGCGATGAGCGAGCGGCGCGGCTGA
- the dnaJ gene encoding molecular chaperone DnaJ, producing MADHYDVLGVSRDASADEIKKAYRKLARELHPDVNPGADASEKFKAVTHAYDVLSDPEQRQRYDLGDAGGFGGGGAAGFSGFGDIFDSFFGGGAQRGPKSRRERGQDALLRVEVDLDEVIFGTHRDLEVDTAVVCGTCNGSCCQPGTSPVTCDVCRGAGQIQRTVRSLLGNVVTASPCGTCRGYGTVIPNPCVTCGGQGRVRARRTVPVDIPAGVDTGLRLQMPGSGEVGPAGGPNGDLFLEIKVRHNEDFSRDGDDLLCTLEVPMTDAIFGTEASIPGLDGNVDVEVRAGAQSGEVLTIKGRGITKLRGSGRGDLRIGLQVVTPTKLDHKERELMEAFAKGRKQHGPQLASFHQGIFSKLRDRFRG from the coding sequence GTGGCTGACCACTACGACGTCCTCGGCGTCTCGCGCGACGCGAGCGCCGACGAGATCAAGAAGGCGTACAGGAAGCTCGCGCGCGAACTCCACCCGGACGTGAACCCCGGGGCGGACGCCAGCGAGAAGTTCAAGGCCGTCACCCACGCCTACGACGTCTTGAGCGACCCCGAGCAGCGCCAGCGCTACGACCTCGGCGACGCCGGCGGCTTCGGGGGCGGCGGCGCCGCAGGCTTCTCCGGTTTCGGGGACATCTTCGATTCGTTCTTCGGTGGCGGAGCCCAGCGCGGCCCGAAGTCTCGACGGGAGCGCGGGCAGGATGCCCTCCTGCGCGTCGAGGTCGACCTCGACGAGGTCATCTTCGGAACGCACCGCGACCTCGAGGTCGACACGGCCGTGGTCTGCGGAACGTGCAACGGCAGCTGCTGCCAGCCCGGCACGAGCCCTGTCACGTGCGACGTGTGCCGCGGAGCCGGACAGATCCAACGCACCGTCCGCTCGCTCCTCGGCAACGTCGTCACGGCCTCCCCGTGCGGTACCTGCCGCGGATACGGCACCGTCATCCCGAACCCGTGCGTCACGTGCGGCGGCCAAGGGCGCGTCAGGGCGCGGCGCACCGTTCCGGTCGACATCCCCGCCGGCGTCGACACCGGCTTGCGTCTCCAGATGCCCGGCAGCGGAGAGGTCGGGCCGGCCGGCGGGCCGAACGGCGACCTGTTCCTCGAGATCAAGGTGCGCCACAACGAGGACTTCAGTCGCGACGGCGATGATCTCCTCTGCACGCTCGAGGTCCCGATGACGGATGCGATCTTCGGCACAGAGGCCTCAATCCCCGGTCTCGACGGCAACGTCGATGTCGAGGTGCGCGCGGGCGCGCAGAGCGGCGAGGTCCTCACCATCAAGGGCCGTGGCATCACGAAGCTCCGTGGATCCGGGCGCGGAGACCTCCGCATCGGACTCCAGGTCGTCACTCCCACCAAGCTCGACCACAAGGAGCGCGAGCTCATGGAGGCATTCGCGAAAGGCCGGAAACAGCACGGGCCGCAGCTCGCTTCCTTCCACCAGGGCATCTTCTCGAAGCTCCGCGACCGCTTCCGCGGCTGA
- a CDS encoding ABC transporter permease has protein sequence MRMRWRDYRATVLVAALSGAFGALLLQGTVLLSVLVSGDSIGQKESAQVALGLVAVVFFAIAIFVGGIVTANTVGTVIAGRTRDIALLRLVGADARRLRARTAIDGITIGFTGAVIGTLAGVGLMAGLIAAGVATGDLPDEDYGVVSFALVAPIVAVTLTTWLSSWVGSRRILSVSPIQASAAAVEPDEETIRAATGRRVGAIVLIVVGAVLLGAGVVVGSISMLGVLVGMAGGILSFSGVVLAAPFIMPAVLRLIGRAMGSSPTARLAAENAVRNPARSARATIGLVIGVTLVTMFAVAAASYYDMIMRAAEQYPDDFAGVDQTLVMTIGVFAVLFGFSAVIAAVGMVNTLSLSVLQRQRELGLLRALGFTAGQVRRMVLAEAAQMSVASVAFGLVLGIAYGWCGAQALLGSMLGGAFVGPSVPWFILVGAVLIAALLAASASVAPARRSTRVTPVAALAVD, from the coding sequence ATGAGGATGCGCTGGCGCGACTACCGTGCGACGGTGCTCGTCGCCGCTCTCTCCGGCGCCTTCGGCGCCCTCCTCCTCCAGGGCACGGTGCTCCTCAGCGTGCTCGTCTCCGGAGACTCGATCGGGCAGAAGGAGTCGGCCCAGGTCGCACTCGGCCTGGTCGCCGTCGTGTTCTTCGCGATCGCCATCTTCGTCGGCGGCATCGTCACAGCCAACACCGTGGGCACCGTCATCGCGGGACGCACGCGGGACATCGCGCTCCTGCGGCTCGTCGGCGCCGACGCACGTCGGCTGAGGGCGCGCACCGCGATCGACGGGATCACCATCGGCTTCACAGGCGCCGTCATCGGGACTCTCGCGGGTGTCGGCCTCATGGCCGGACTGATAGCGGCAGGCGTCGCCACGGGTGACCTTCCGGACGAGGACTACGGCGTCGTGTCGTTCGCGCTCGTGGCGCCCATCGTCGCCGTGACACTCACGACGTGGCTCTCCTCGTGGGTCGGGTCGCGCCGCATCCTGTCCGTGAGCCCGATCCAGGCGTCCGCCGCCGCGGTGGAACCGGACGAGGAGACCATCCGCGCCGCCACAGGTCGCCGGGTCGGCGCCATCGTGCTCATCGTCGTCGGCGCCGTGCTCCTCGGTGCCGGAGTCGTCGTCGGATCGATCTCCATGCTCGGAGTGCTCGTGGGGATGGCCGGCGGCATCCTCTCGTTCTCCGGCGTCGTGCTCGCCGCCCCCTTCATCATGCCGGCGGTGCTGCGACTCATCGGTCGGGCCATGGGCTCGTCGCCGACGGCACGGCTCGCGGCGGAGAACGCCGTGAGGAACCCCGCACGCAGTGCCCGAGCCACGATCGGTCTCGTCATCGGCGTCACACTCGTCACGATGTTCGCCGTCGCCGCCGCCAGCTACTACGACATGATCATGCGGGCGGCGGAGCAGTACCCCGACGACTTCGCCGGCGTCGATCAGACGCTCGTGATGACCATCGGCGTCTTCGCGGTGCTCTTCGGATTCAGCGCCGTCATCGCCGCCGTCGGGATGGTGAACACGCTCTCCCTCAGCGTGCTGCAGCGGCAGCGCGAGCTCGGGCTCCTCCGCGCCCTCGGTTTCACCGCTGGTCAGGTCCGCCGAATGGTCCTCGCCGAGGCCGCGCAGATGTCGGTGGCATCGGTCGCCTTCGGACTCGTGCTCGGCATCGCCTACGGCTGGTGCGGAGCGCAAGCGCTCCTCGGCTCGATGCTCGGGGGCGCCTTCGTCGGACCCAGCGTCCCGTGGTTCATCCTCGTCGGGGCGGTCCTGATCGCGGCGCTCCTCGCGGCCTCGGCGTCGGTCGCTCCGGCTCGACGCTCGACACGCGTCACCCCGGTCGCGGCCCTCGCCGTCGACTGA
- a CDS encoding HIT domain-containing protein encodes MDTTEPSIFSRIVAREIPADVVFESERIIAFRDIAPQAPVHVLVVPKTEAYRDVTELAAGDPGLLAEVVAVARDIADEHSDGDFRLVFNTGERAGQTVFHVHAHVLAGGLEEGTLGGA; translated from the coding sequence ATGGACACCACCGAGCCGAGCATCTTCAGCCGCATCGTCGCGCGCGAGATCCCAGCCGACGTCGTCTTCGAGTCCGAGCGGATCATCGCGTTCCGCGACATCGCCCCGCAGGCCCCCGTTCACGTGCTCGTCGTGCCGAAGACCGAGGCCTATCGCGACGTGACGGAGCTCGCCGCCGGAGACCCGGGGCTGCTCGCGGAGGTCGTCGCCGTCGCTCGGGACATCGCCGACGAGCACTCGGACGGCGACTTCCGTCTCGTGTTCAACACCGGAGAGCGAGCAGGGCAGACGGTCTTCCACGTCCACGCCCACGTCCTGGCCGGCGGACTCGAGGAGGGGACGCTTGGCGGAGCCTGA
- a CDS encoding ABC transporter ATP-binding protein produces MTITTTEMGLAARVAGVSRRFGVGHGAVVALDDVSVGIRRGQFTAIMGPSGSGKSTLMHVMAGLDSSDGGQVWVGDTDITSLGDRDLTLLRRRRIGFVFQSFNLVPTLDARANILLPFDLDGRKPTGDESRWIDSLVSTLGIADRLTHRPHELSGGQQQRVAIARALATRPDLVFADEPTGNLDSRSGREVLTLLTEACSRFGQSIAMVTHDPVAASYADRILFLADGRIVDERDRSTPEEISRLMLAMEDAR; encoded by the coding sequence ATGACGATCACCACTACAGAAATGGGCCTCGCGGCCCGCGTCGCCGGCGTCTCCCGGCGATTCGGAGTCGGCCACGGCGCCGTCGTCGCCCTCGACGACGTCTCGGTCGGGATCCGACGCGGACAGTTCACAGCCATCATGGGCCCGAGCGGCTCCGGCAAATCCACTCTCATGCACGTCATGGCCGGACTCGACTCGAGCGACGGTGGACAGGTCTGGGTCGGCGACACCGACATCACCTCGCTCGGCGATCGCGACCTCACGCTCCTCCGGCGTCGTCGCATCGGCTTCGTCTTCCAGTCCTTCAACCTCGTCCCGACGCTCGACGCCCGCGCGAACATCCTTCTGCCCTTCGACCTCGACGGTCGGAAGCCGACGGGGGACGAGTCGCGGTGGATCGACTCGCTCGTGTCCACGCTCGGCATCGCCGACCGGCTCACACACCGACCCCACGAGCTCAGCGGCGGGCAGCAGCAGCGCGTCGCCATCGCCCGTGCCCTCGCGACCCGGCCGGACCTGGTCTTCGCCGACGAACCGACGGGGAACCTCGACTCGCGGAGCGGCCGCGAGGTGCTGACGCTCCTCACGGAGGCGTGCTCGCGCTTCGGGCAATCCATCGCGATGGTCACCCACGACCCGGTGGCGGCGTCCTACGCCGACCGCATCCTCTTCCTCGCCGATGGTCGCATCGTGGACGAGCGGGACCGTTCGACACCCGAGGAGATCTCCCGTCTCATGCTCGCCATGGAGGATGCGCGATGA
- a CDS encoding 16S rRNA (uracil(1498)-N(3))-methyltransferase produces MSSLFYADDLADRDGGALVTVDGREAHHAAVNRLRVGEQILLGDGRGTLADASVEAVSPTSVSFRIGDPRRQERPTPEIWLAQALAKGDRDELAIQAATEVGVSGVIPLQAARSISRWSGPKVEKGVTRWTSIVREASKQAIRAWVPEVTAPLPPADLVADGDAVLVLDPRADVRLADAVRTVPDSTRRIVLAVGPEGGFTPEELTRLEDAGAVLVVLGDTVLRTSTAGPAAIAVTNVALGRW; encoded by the coding sequence GTGAGCTCGCTCTTCTACGCGGACGATCTCGCAGATCGTGATGGTGGCGCGCTCGTTACGGTGGACGGCCGCGAGGCCCACCACGCCGCCGTGAACCGGCTGCGTGTGGGGGAGCAAATCCTCCTCGGTGACGGCAGGGGCACGCTGGCCGACGCCTCGGTCGAGGCGGTCTCTCCGACCTCCGTCTCCTTCCGCATCGGGGACCCGCGTCGGCAGGAGCGGCCGACACCCGAGATCTGGCTAGCCCAGGCCCTCGCCAAGGGCGACCGCGACGAGCTCGCGATCCAGGCCGCCACCGAGGTGGGGGTGTCCGGCGTGATCCCGCTCCAGGCCGCCCGGAGCATCTCGCGGTGGTCGGGCCCGAAGGTCGAGAAGGGCGTGACCCGCTGGACGTCGATCGTGCGGGAAGCGAGCAAGCAGGCGATCCGCGCCTGGGTCCCCGAGGTGACCGCTCCTCTGCCTCCTGCCGATCTGGTGGCGGACGGGGATGCCGTCCTCGTGCTCGATCCTCGCGCCGATGTCCGGCTCGCCGACGCCGTGCGCACGGTGCCCGATTCGACGCGGCGAATCGTGCTCGCCGTCGGACCGGAGGGCGGCTTCACACCCGAGGAGCTGACGCGTCTCGAGGACGCTGGAGCGGTCCTCGTCGTGCTCGGCGACACCGTGCTCCGGACGTCGACGGCGGGGCCGGCCGCCATCGCCGTGACGAACGTCGCCCTCGGCCGCTGGTGA
- a CDS encoding PhoH family protein yields the protein MAEPDGGAVSRLHIDGIALVRLFGPQDRLLRTIETQYPDVELHARGNELTLTGDPEQVAAATTLIEELLIMIRNGQDVEPAEVRSSASIIESDGRPADVLGGQAILTSRGKSIRPKTAGQRSYVDAIDENTIVFGIGPAGTGKTYLAMAKAVQALQRKEVNRIILTRPAVEAGERLGFLPGTLTDKIDPYLRPLYDALNEMMDPELVPKLLAAGTIEVAPLAYMRGRTLNDSFIVLDEAQNTSPEQMKMFLTRLGFGSKMVITGDITQIDLPTNASGLRLVTRVLTDIDDIHFARLTSEDVVRHTLVGRIVDAYSEYDAKKQADHYEREQAREFANRAERRGASPRDRLPRGGRA from the coding sequence TTGGCGGAGCCTGACGGCGGCGCGGTGTCGCGCCTGCACATCGACGGCATCGCCCTCGTGCGCCTGTTCGGTCCGCAGGACCGCCTCCTGCGCACGATCGAGACCCAGTATCCGGACGTGGAGCTTCACGCCCGCGGCAACGAACTCACCCTCACCGGCGACCCGGAACAGGTAGCCGCAGCCACCACTCTCATCGAGGAGCTCCTCATCATGATCCGCAACGGACAGGACGTCGAACCCGCTGAGGTGCGCTCGTCGGCGAGCATCATCGAGAGCGATGGCCGACCGGCCGACGTGCTCGGCGGCCAGGCCATCCTCACCTCCCGCGGGAAGAGCATCCGGCCGAAGACGGCGGGCCAGCGGTCCTACGTCGACGCGATCGACGAGAACACCATCGTCTTCGGGATCGGCCCGGCCGGCACGGGCAAGACCTACCTCGCTATGGCGAAGGCCGTGCAGGCGCTGCAGCGCAAAGAGGTCAATCGGATCATCCTCACGCGACCGGCCGTCGAGGCGGGGGAGCGGCTCGGCTTCCTCCCCGGCACCCTCACCGACAAGATCGACCCCTACCTGCGGCCGTTGTACGACGCGCTCAACGAGATGATGGATCCGGAACTCGTTCCGAAGCTCCTCGCCGCCGGCACGATCGAGGTGGCCCCGCTCGCCTACATGCGCGGTCGCACGCTCAACGACTCGTTCATCGTGCTCGACGAGGCGCAGAACACGTCGCCCGAGCAGATGAAGATGTTCCTGACGCGTCTCGGTTTCGGGTCGAAGATGGTGATCACGGGCGACATCACCCAGATCGACCTGCCCACCAACGCTTCCGGACTCCGCCTCGTCACGCGTGTCCTGACGGACATCGACGACATCCACTTCGCGCGTCTCACCAGTGAGGACGTCGTGCGCCACACCCTCGTTGGCCGCATCGTGGACGCCTACAGCGAGTACGACGCGAAGAAGCAGGCGGATCACTACGAGCGCGAGCAGGCCAGGGAGTTCGCCAACCGCGCGGAGCGACGCGGTGCGTCCCCCCGGGATCGTCTGCCCAGAGGAGGCCGTGCATGA